Proteins from a single region of Flavobacterium sp. YJ01:
- the rplU gene encoding 50S ribosomal protein L21, with protein sequence MYAIVEIAGQQFKVSKDLKVYVHRLANEEGSKVSFDKVLLLDDNGNVTLGAPAIEGASVEAKVLQHLKGDKVIVFKKKRRKGYKKRNGHRQYLTQIVIEGITAAGGTKKAAAKKAVVAEEAATEEVEAPKAKKAAPKAKKEATKE encoded by the coding sequence ATGTATGCAATCGTAGAGATAGCAGGGCAACAATTTAAAGTAAGCAAAGACTTAAAGGTTTATGTTCACCGTTTAGCTAATGAAGAAGGTTCAAAAGTTTCTTTTGACAAAGTTCTTTTATTAGATGATAACGGAAATGTAACTTTAGGCGCCCCAGCTATAGAAGGTGCTTCGGTAGAAGCTAAAGTGTTACAACACTTAAAAGGTGATAAAGTTATCGTTTTCAAAAAGAAAAGAAGAAAAGGATACAAAAAAAGAAATGGTCACAGACAATATCTTACACAAATTGTAATTGAAGGTATTACTGCAGCAGGAGGAACTAAAAAAGCAGCAGCTAAAAAAGCGGTTGTAGCAGAAGAAGCAGCTACTGAAGAAGTAGAAGCTCCTAAAGCTAAAAAAGCAGCTCCAAAAGCAAAGAAAGAAGCTACTAAAGAATAA
- a CDS encoding glycosyltransferase family 4 protein yields the protein MNQLKKLLIIGFVWPEPNSSAAGGRMMQLILIFKKNGFEISFASAAQDSDFMVDLSEFGVIKENIELNSSTFDDFIKELNPDVVLFDRFMIEEQFGWRVIENCPKAIRILDTEDLHCLRTARQKAFKENRTFELIDLLSEEVAKREIASILRCDLSLIISQFEMKILKDVFRISKDLLFYLPFLVERMHEEDLLKLPSFEDRKNFVFIGNFLHEPNWNTVQHLKESIWPSLKKNFPEAILEVYGAYPSQKVLQLHQPKNGFYIMGRAEDANEIVKKARIVLAPIRFGAGLKGKLLEAMQCGTPSITTSIGSEAMHENLSWNGFIEDDPEEFSKKAIALYQNENVWKESQKNGIQIINECYQKSNYSNELIGLVNSLLTDSENHRLHNFMGNLLQHHSYKSTMYMSKWIEAKNK from the coding sequence ATGAATCAGCTAAAAAAACTTTTAATTATTGGATTTGTCTGGCCTGAGCCAAATTCTTCTGCAGCAGGCGGAAGAATGATGCAATTGATTTTGATTTTCAAGAAAAATGGATTCGAAATTAGTTTTGCCAGCGCCGCACAAGACAGCGATTTTATGGTTGATTTATCTGAATTCGGAGTGATAAAAGAGAATATAGAACTCAATTCTTCAACTTTCGATGATTTTATAAAAGAATTAAATCCAGATGTTGTCTTGTTTGATCGATTTATGATTGAAGAACAATTTGGATGGAGAGTTATCGAAAACTGTCCAAAAGCGATTAGGATTTTAGATACCGAAGATTTGCATTGTTTGAGAACGGCAAGACAAAAAGCATTCAAAGAAAACCGAACTTTTGAATTGATTGATTTATTGTCTGAAGAAGTAGCAAAAAGAGAAATTGCCAGCATTTTAAGATGTGATTTATCTCTGATTATTTCTCAATTTGAAATGAAAATTCTAAAAGATGTTTTTAGAATTAGCAAAGATTTACTTTTTTATCTTCCTTTTTTAGTTGAAAGAATGCATGAAGAGGATCTTTTGAAATTACCTTCTTTTGAAGATCGCAAGAATTTTGTTTTCATTGGAAATTTTCTTCATGAACCCAATTGGAATACTGTTCAGCATTTAAAAGAATCTATTTGGCCTTCGCTGAAAAAGAATTTTCCAGAAGCTATTTTGGAAGTTTATGGCGCTTATCCGTCGCAAAAAGTATTGCAATTGCATCAGCCTAAAAATGGTTTTTATATTATGGGAAGGGCAGAAGATGCAAATGAAATAGTTAAAAAAGCTAGAATTGTTTTGGCGCCGATTCGTTTTGGAGCAGGTTTAAAAGGAAAACTTTTAGAAGCTATGCAATGCGGAACGCCAAGCATAACAACTTCAATTGGTTCGGAAGCAATGCATGAAAATTTATCTTGGAATGGTTTTATTGAAGATGATCCAGAAGAATTTTCAAAAAAAGCAATTGCACTTTATCAAAACGAAAACGTTTGGAAAGAATCTCAAAAAAATGGAATTCAAATTATTAATGAATGTTATCAAAAAAGTAATTATTCAAATGAATTAATTGGATTGGTAAATTCACTTTTAACTGATTCTGAAAATCATCGTCTACATAATTTTATGGGAAATCTGCTTCAGCATCATTCATACAAAAGCACAATGTACATGTCAAAATGGATTGAAGCAAAAAATAAGTAA
- a CDS encoding pitrilysin family protein — protein MKTIYTFLILLFVTGIMQAQDRPQPKPGNAPVVNIKKPQTFVLSNGMKVLVVENHKLPRVSFTLTLDNAPFTEGNKKGVDELTSSLIGNGSKKTTKEAFNEEIDFYGANINFTSQGAYASALSKYSGRVLELLAEGALQPNFTQIEFDKEKAKLLEGLKADEKSVPAISNRVVDVLAFGKNHPTGEYLSEETVKNVTLEDVQNNYKTYFVPENAYLVVIGDVKFKEVKNAVEKLFNGWKKQVAPKNSYPDPTNVSNLQIDFVDVPNAVQSEISLVNTVNLKMSDPDFFPAVIANQILGGDFNSYLNMNLREQHAWTYGANSSIGSGKYVTKFKASSAVRNSVTDSAVVQFIKEIKRIRTERVDPEVLRNVKAGYIGRFVMQVEKPQAVARYALNIETEKLPADFYEKYIQTINNVTADDIYRVANKYFLLDNMRIVVVGKGSDVISSLEKLNIPISYFDKFGNPVEKPSTKKEAPKDITAKTVFENYIKAIGGEKAVTAVKTLYMEGSTTIPQAPTPLTFTSKLDSKGKMMVSLSMGTMNLMKQVVNEKGAYVEQQGQRKNLEGADLAEMKANAAPFEELQLVKRTDLKVEGIEPINGSDAYVIKDGKTTYYYDVKSGLKTAESKVREQGGKSATQITNFNDYKEVKGIKVPFNLIQNVGFELDIKMSDVKINEGVTEKDFL, from the coding sequence ATGAAAACAATATATACTTTTTTAATCCTTTTATTCGTAACTGGTATCATGCAAGCACAAGATCGTCCACAACCCAAACCAGGAAACGCCCCAGTAGTCAACATCAAAAAACCGCAGACTTTTGTTTTATCAAACGGAATGAAGGTTTTAGTTGTTGAAAACCATAAATTACCTAGAGTAAGTTTTACACTTACTTTAGACAATGCGCCATTTACCGAGGGCAATAAAAAAGGTGTTGACGAATTAACAAGCAGCCTAATCGGAAACGGAAGCAAAAAAACAACCAAAGAAGCTTTTAATGAAGAAATTGATTTCTACGGAGCTAACATCAACTTTACTTCGCAAGGCGCCTATGCAAGTGCATTATCAAAATATTCTGGACGTGTTCTAGAACTTTTAGCTGAAGGCGCTTTGCAACCAAATTTTACTCAAATTGAATTTGACAAAGAGAAAGCAAAACTTTTAGAAGGCCTTAAAGCCGATGAAAAAAGCGTTCCAGCTATCTCAAACAGAGTCGTAGATGTTTTAGCGTTTGGAAAAAACCATCCAACGGGAGAATATCTTTCGGAAGAAACTGTGAAAAATGTAACATTAGAAGACGTTCAAAACAATTACAAAACGTATTTTGTTCCAGAAAATGCTTATTTAGTAGTTATTGGCGATGTTAAGTTTAAGGAAGTAAAAAACGCTGTTGAAAAATTATTCAACGGATGGAAAAAACAAGTTGCTCCAAAAAATAGCTATCCTGATCCGACAAATGTTTCTAATTTACAAATTGATTTTGTAGATGTTCCAAATGCGGTTCAATCTGAAATTTCGTTAGTAAATACGGTTAATTTAAAAATGAGCGATCCGGATTTTTTTCCTGCCGTAATTGCAAACCAGATTTTGGGTGGAGATTTCAATAGTTACTTAAACATGAATTTACGCGAGCAGCACGCTTGGACTTATGGCGCAAACTCAAGCATTGGAAGCGGAAAATATGTAACAAAATTTAAGGCTTCTTCTGCAGTACGAAATAGCGTTACAGACAGCGCTGTTGTTCAATTTATAAAAGAAATCAAGCGCATTAGAACAGAAAGAGTTGATCCTGAAGTTTTACGAAATGTAAAAGCGGGTTATATCGGAAGATTTGTAATGCAGGTTGAAAAACCACAAGCTGTTGCACGTTATGCTTTAAATATTGAAACGGAAAAACTTCCAGCTGATTTCTACGAAAAATATATCCAAACAATCAACAATGTAACAGCTGACGATATCTATCGTGTTGCAAACAAATATTTCCTTTTGGACAATATGAGAATTGTAGTTGTCGGAAAAGGTTCTGATGTGATTTCTAGTTTAGAAAAATTGAATATTCCGATTTCTTATTTCGACAAATTCGGAAATCCGGTTGAAAAACCTTCAACAAAAAAAGAAGCTCCAAAAGACATTACTGCAAAAACAGTTTTCGAAAATTACATCAAAGCAATTGGTGGAGAAAAAGCGGTTACTGCCGTTAAAACACTTTACATGGAAGGTTCAACAACTATTCCGCAAGCTCCCACTCCATTGACTTTTACATCTAAATTAGATTCAAAAGGCAAAATGATGGTTTCTCTTTCTATGGGAACTATGAATTTAATGAAGCAGGTTGTTAATGAAAAAGGCGCATACGTTGAACAACAAGGACAAAGAAAAAACCTTGAAGGCGCTGATTTAGCCGAAATGAAAGCCAATGCCGCTCCTTTTGAAGAATTACAGCTCGTTAAAAGAACTGATTTGAAAGTAGAAGGAATTGAACCAATCAACGGAAGCGATGCGTATGTAATTAAAGATGGTAAAACCACTTATTATTACGACGTTAAATCTGGTTTAAAAACAGCAGAATCTAAAGTTCGCGAACAAGGCGGAAAATCGGCTACACAAATCACTAATTTCAATGATTATAAAGAAGTTAAAGGCATTAAAGTCCCTTTTAATTTAATTCAGAATGTTGGTTTTGAATTAGATATTAAAATGTCTGATGTCAAGATAAATGAAGGAGTTACTGAGAAAGATTTTCTTTAA
- a CDS encoding AsmA-like C-terminal region-containing protein: protein MQKSKSKSIVFKIAKYFGITFAVLLGLLFLTPIIFEDQIKEQIKKTANERLSAELNYSDVSVSFFRHFPSLTLTLDNLSLNGSAPYKNEKFITAKEVSFGINVASLIFSKSVKIDQIYLSDSFINVKVNPNGEANYNIYKSQEQASKSKDSSDTALKLERIEILNSKIIYDDKSTKVHFDAFGFNYLGKGDLNKAVFDLYSKAKIEKLNIVYEDEPYLMNKKIDADLITKVNINSLSFFFQQNNLKINQLLVDFKGKFDILKDGYNMDFVIKSDNSKLYDVFTAFPPKYITWLAQTELKGNTNLLFTLKGKYITSQNIAPDLNLDVKINDGFVNYNKSAFPVSNLNLDIKTKVPSLNPDLVMVDAKNLSLNINQDYLKSKFIVEGVNTPNINGDFKAKIDLEKLINALGIPDIKLKGNLVSDIKTNGVFDQKNKRFPVTNGTINLENGYLKTPYYPNPITNITIKSKIENQKGTFQDLKVNLKPTQFTFEGKPVFVEADLSNFDDLTYDVKAKGELDVNKIYKVFSQKGLDLDGFVKADLVLKGKQSDAEKGNYGKLHNKGTLELRNIGIASEFLPKKFVIKEGIFKINQDKMSFNNFLAAYGQSDFRMNGYLQNVINYVTTNTGVLRGSFKVTSRYINIDEFMSNAPESTPVTQTQNPTPKKETETNETGVIVIPTNLDLQLLANAQKVNFDKLTLNSAVGNLKMNKGKLTMQNTGFDLIGCKVDMNANYQAVTTKKANFDYAIKASDFDIKRAYNEIEVFRKMASAAEKAQGIVSLDYKLKGRLNSKMEPVYPSLVGGGTLSVKDVKVRGLKMFNAVSKQTSSEKMKNPDLSKVDIKTTVKNNIITVDRFKFKFAGFRPRIEGTTSLDGKLNLKMRLGLPPFGLFGIPLTVTGTQDNPKVKVGRKTEDLKETEDTDE from the coding sequence ATGCAAAAAAGTAAATCCAAATCAATCGTATTTAAAATTGCGAAGTATTTCGGAATCACTTTCGCTGTTCTTTTAGGATTGCTGTTTTTAACGCCAATAATTTTTGAAGACCAGATTAAAGAACAAATTAAGAAAACAGCTAACGAAAGGCTAAGCGCAGAGCTCAATTATTCTGATGTTTCCGTTTCTTTTTTTCGCCATTTTCCTTCACTGACCTTGACATTAGACAATTTAAGTCTTAATGGATCAGCTCCGTATAAAAACGAAAAATTTATTACGGCAAAAGAGGTTTCTTTTGGAATAAATGTAGCGAGTTTAATCTTTAGCAAATCGGTAAAAATCGATCAGATTTATTTGTCTGATTCTTTCATCAATGTAAAAGTAAATCCGAATGGAGAGGCTAACTATAACATTTACAAATCGCAGGAACAAGCTTCTAAATCGAAAGACAGCAGTGACACCGCTTTAAAACTAGAGCGAATTGAGATTTTAAACAGTAAAATTATTTATGACGATAAGTCGACAAAAGTGCATTTTGATGCTTTTGGATTCAATTATTTAGGAAAAGGAGATTTAAACAAAGCCGTTTTCGATTTATATTCAAAAGCTAAAATCGAGAAATTAAATATTGTTTACGAAGATGAACCATATTTAATGAACAAAAAGATTGACGCCGATTTGATTACAAAAGTAAATATCAACTCGCTTTCGTTCTTTTTCCAACAGAATAACTTAAAAATTAATCAGCTTTTAGTCGATTTTAAAGGAAAATTTGACATCTTGAAAGATGGCTACAATATGGATTTTGTGATCAAATCGGACAACAGCAAGCTGTACGACGTTTTTACTGCTTTTCCACCGAAATACATTACTTGGCTTGCTCAAACTGAATTAAAAGGAAATACCAATCTTCTTTTTACTTTGAAAGGAAAATATATTACGTCACAAAATATAGCGCCAGACTTGAATTTAGATGTAAAAATAAACGATGGTTTTGTCAATTATAACAAAAGTGCATTTCCTGTTTCTAACTTAAATTTAGACATTAAAACTAAAGTTCCGTCTCTAAATCCAGATTTAGTGATGGTTGACGCTAAAAATTTATCATTAAACATTAATCAAGATTATTTGAAATCGAAGTTTATTGTTGAAGGTGTAAACACTCCTAATATTAATGGTGATTTTAAAGCTAAAATTGATCTTGAAAAATTAATTAATGCTCTTGGAATTCCAGACATAAAGCTGAAAGGAAATTTAGTTAGCGATATAAAAACCAACGGAGTATTTGACCAAAAAAACAAACGTTTTCCTGTAACGAATGGCACAATCAATTTGGAAAATGGTTATTTGAAAACGCCGTATTATCCAAATCCGATTACCAATATTACTATCAAATCTAAAATTGAAAATCAAAAAGGAACTTTTCAGGATTTGAAAGTAAATCTAAAACCAACTCAATTTACTTTTGAAGGAAAACCGGTTTTTGTTGAAGCTGATCTTAGCAATTTTGACGATTTAACTTATGATGTAAAGGCAAAAGGCGAATTAGACGTCAACAAAATCTATAAAGTATTCTCTCAAAAAGGACTGGATTTAGATGGTTTCGTAAAAGCAGATTTGGTTTTGAAAGGGAAACAAAGCGATGCTGAAAAAGGAAATTACGGCAAATTGCACAATAAAGGAACTCTTGAATTGAGAAATATCGGAATTGCTTCGGAATTTCTTCCAAAGAAGTTTGTGATTAAAGAAGGGATTTTCAAAATCAATCAAGATAAAATGTCGTTCAATAATTTCTTGGCAGCTTACGGGCAATCTGATTTTAGAATGAATGGCTATCTTCAAAATGTCATTAATTATGTAACGACAAATACAGGCGTTTTAAGAGGTTCTTTTAAAGTGACTTCAAGATATATTAATATCGACGAATTCATGTCTAATGCACCTGAAAGCACACCTGTAACGCAAACTCAAAATCCAACTCCTAAAAAAGAAACAGAAACAAACGAAACTGGCGTTATCGTAATTCCAACAAACTTAGATTTACAATTGCTAGCAAATGCACAAAAAGTCAATTTTGACAAACTGACTTTAAACAGCGCTGTTGGAAATCTAAAAATGAACAAAGGAAAACTAACGATGCAAAATACAGGTTTCGATTTAATTGGATGCAAAGTTGACATGAATGCCAATTATCAAGCTGTAACAACTAAAAAAGCCAATTTTGACTATGCTATAAAAGCTTCTGATTTTGATATTAAAAGAGCTTACAATGAAATTGAAGTTTTCAGAAAAATGGCAAGTGCAGCAGAAAAAGCTCAAGGAATTGTTTCTTTAGATTATAAACTGAAAGGACGCTTAAACTCGAAAATGGAACCCGTTTATCCTTCACTTGTGGGAGGAGGAACACTTTCTGTAAAAGATGTAAAAGTTCGAGGACTAAAAATGTTTAATGCCGTAAGCAAACAAACGAGTTCTGAAAAAATGAAAAATCCAGATCTTTCTAAAGTAGATATTAAAACTACCGTTAAAAACAATATCATCACTGTAGACCGTTTTAAATTTAAATTTGCTGGCTTTAGACCAAGAATTGAAGGAACAACAAGCTTAGACGGAAAACTGAACTTAAAAATGCGTTTAGGACTTCCTCCTTTTGGTCTTTTCGGAATTCCGTTAACTGTTACTGGAACTCAGGATAATCCTAAAGTAAAAGTTGGACGCAAGACTGAGGATTTGAAAGAAACTGAAGATACTGACGAATAA
- the rpmA gene encoding 50S ribosomal protein L27 codes for MAHKKGVGSSKNGRESESKRLGVKIYGGQAAIAGNIIVRQRGSKHNPGENVYISKDHTLHARVAGVVKFQKKRDNKSYVSIIPFEA; via the coding sequence ATGGCTCACAAGAAAGGTGTCGGTAGTTCGAAGAATGGTAGAGAATCAGAATCAAAACGTCTAGGCGTTAAGATTTATGGTGGACAAGCTGCTATTGCTGGGAACATCATCGTTAGACAAAGAGGTTCAAAACACAATCCAGGTGAAAACGTTTACATTAGTAAAGATCACACACTACACGCAAGAGTAGCTGGAGTTGTTAAGTTCCAAAAGAAAAGAGATAACAAATCTTATGTATCTATTATTCCTTTCGAGGCTTAA
- a CDS encoding tRNA-(ms[2]io[6]A)-hydroxylase translates to MLGLKLATDPRWVNIVESNIEEILTDHAWCEQKAASNAISIVTYNSEIEELVTEMLEIAREELEHFQMVHNIIKQRGLTLGRERKDHYVNELFKFMKKDGSRRDALCDRLLFSAMIEARSCERFKVLSENIQDPELAKFYRDLMISEAGHYTTFLGFARKYQDNIDIDKRWKEWIEYEGSIITNYGKSETVHG, encoded by the coding sequence ATGTTGGGATTAAAATTAGCTACAGACCCTCGCTGGGTAAATATTGTTGAGTCAAATATCGAAGAAATTTTAACGGATCACGCTTGGTGCGAACAAAAAGCGGCTTCAAATGCGATTAGCATTGTTACTTACAATTCTGAAATTGAAGAACTTGTAACCGAAATGCTTGAAATTGCAAGAGAAGAACTGGAACATTTTCAAATGGTTCACAATATTATAAAACAACGCGGACTTACTTTAGGGCGCGAGAGAAAAGATCATTACGTAAATGAGCTTTTTAAATTTATGAAAAAAGACGGAAGCCGTCGCGATGCACTTTGCGACCGTTTATTGTTTTCGGCAATGATTGAAGCTAGAAGCTGCGAGCGTTTTAAAGTACTTTCTGAAAACATTCAAGATCCAGAATTAGCTAAATTTTATCGCGATTTGATGATTTCTGAAGCTGGTCATTACACCACATTTTTAGGATTTGCAAGAAAATATCAAGACAACATTGACATTGATAAAAGATGGAAAGAATGGATTGAATATGAGGGTTCTATTATTACCAATTATGGTAAAAGTGAAACCGTACACGGATAA
- a CDS encoding EamA family transporter, producing METKQLKWIYLTILSLIWGSSFILIKKGLVGLTAIQVGSFRIIFAALFLLIVGFNSLKKISRRQWKYVAITSVFGTFMPAYLFAIAETKVNSSIVAILNSLTPLNTLVLGIVAFGIQFQKRQVLGVFIGLIGCLILVLSGDSTSGSQNYVYVLLVVIATLSYAINVNLIKKYLHDLNSLSITTGNFAVLFLPALIILSTTDISQTFHSEETQHSILFVMILGVLGTGIANVVFFKLIQMSSPVFATSVTYLIPIVAFFWGLLDNEMLTPIQSLGAFIILIGVYLSAKK from the coding sequence ATGGAAACAAAACAGTTAAAGTGGATTTACCTAACGATTCTTTCTCTTATTTGGGGAAGTTCTTTTATTCTGATAAAAAAAGGATTGGTTGGCTTAACTGCTATTCAGGTCGGATCTTTCCGAATTATTTTTGCAGCGCTGTTTTTATTGATTGTAGGTTTTAATAGCTTAAAGAAAATTTCCCGTCGCCAATGGAAGTATGTCGCCATAACTTCTGTCTTTGGGACTTTTATGCCAGCTTATCTTTTTGCTATTGCCGAAACGAAGGTCAATAGCTCAATTGTAGCAATTTTAAATTCGCTTACGCCTTTAAATACATTGGTTTTAGGAATTGTAGCTTTCGGAATTCAATTTCAAAAACGTCAAGTCTTGGGTGTTTTTATTGGCTTGATTGGATGTTTGATTTTGGTTTTGAGTGGAGATTCTACTTCGGGAAGTCAAAATTATGTATATGTTCTTTTGGTTGTAATTGCAACGCTGAGTTATGCAATCAATGTAAATTTGATTAAAAAGTATTTACACGATCTAAACTCGCTTAGCATTACGACAGGAAATTTTGCGGTTTTGTTTTTGCCTGCTCTAATTATTTTAAGTACAACAGATATTAGTCAGACCTTTCATTCTGAAGAAACGCAGCATTCTATTTTATTTGTAATGATTTTAGGGGTTTTAGGAACGGGAATTGCAAATGTTGTTTTCTTTAAATTAATTCAAATGTCTTCTCCTGTATTTGCAACTTCTGTAACGTACTTAATTCCAATTGTAGCTTTCTTTTGGGGACTTTTAGATAATGAAATGCTAACGCCAATTCAATCTCTAGGCGCTTTTATTATTTTGATTGGGGTTTATTTGTCGGCGAAGAAGTAA
- a CDS encoding helix-turn-helix domain-containing protein, whose amino-acid sequence MSSQNISTLINPQTGNLAFKILSFEDNIHFDHLQRNNYYSLIWVTKGKGKVKADFSEHYFEENSLLAFSPYQPFMLCVNEPIEGIAIHFHPDFYCIHMHQKEVSCNGVLFNNIYQPPYVQVTEQAAQTFKMVIDQMKAEIQNAELAQYELLISYLKIFLITASRLKTEQLEEMKSVPDSKEPVILQNLKDAIELNFKTKHSAGNYADLLNISPKALAKLSKNYFNKTLTNLISERIIIEAKRELYLTNKTVKEIAYELGYDDEHYFSRFFKTNADVSPQIYRETVGFGKMEA is encoded by the coding sequence ATGAGTTCTCAAAATATTTCCACTTTGATAAATCCGCAAACTGGTAATTTGGCTTTCAAAATTCTTTCGTTTGAGGACAATATTCATTTTGACCATTTACAACGCAATAATTATTACTCTTTAATTTGGGTAACGAAAGGAAAAGGCAAAGTTAAAGCCGATTTTTCAGAACATTATTTTGAAGAAAACTCACTTCTTGCTTTCTCACCATATCAGCCTTTTATGCTTTGCGTAAATGAGCCAATTGAAGGAATCGCAATTCATTTTCATCCTGATTTTTATTGCATTCATATGCATCAAAAAGAGGTTTCTTGCAATGGTGTTTTGTTCAATAATATTTATCAGCCGCCATATGTTCAGGTTACAGAACAAGCAGCACAGACTTTTAAAATGGTGATTGATCAAATGAAAGCTGAAATTCAAAACGCAGAATTGGCGCAATATGAGTTATTGATTTCGTACTTAAAGATATTTTTAATTACAGCTTCGAGATTAAAAACCGAGCAATTGGAAGAAATGAAATCGGTTCCAGATTCAAAAGAACCAGTGATTCTACAAAACTTGAAAGATGCGATCGAATTGAATTTTAAAACCAAACATTCAGCTGGAAATTATGCTGATTTATTGAATATTTCTCCAAAAGCTTTAGCGAAATTATCTAAGAATTATTTCAATAAAACTTTGACCAATTTAATTTCGGAAAGAATTATTATCGAGGCTAAAAGAGAGTTATACTTGACTAATAAAACCGTAAAAGAAATCGCTTATGAATTAGGTTATGATGACGAACATTATTTCAGTCGTTTCTTTAAAACTAATGCTGATGTTTCGCCTCAGATTTATCGTGAGACTGTTGGATTTGGAAAAATGGAAGCCTAG
- a CDS encoding pitrilysin family protein, giving the protein MKKSIMMLSAALMLGGVAHAQKVAFEEYNLDNGLHVILHNDPSAPVVITSVMYHVGSKDERPDRTGFAHFFEHLLFEGTQNIKRGEWMKIVTANGGVNNANTSDDRTYYYEVFPSNSLELGLWMESERLMHPIINKIGVDTQNEVVKEEKRMRYDNQPYGNILSEVKKNMFKNHPYRWTTIGSMKDLDAATLEEFQAFNKKFYTPNNAVLVVAGDFEKTKTKEWIQKYFGPIPRGEEVKKQTFTEEPITQTIKATYEDPNIQIPMVVASYRTPSMKTRDARVLDLISSYLSDGKSSKLYKKIVDDKKMALQIGAVGFSQEDYGTYILYGLPMAPKTTTDILKEMDEEIVKIQTDLISEKDYEKLQNKFDNNYVNANSSVEGIAENLASYYLLYGDVNLINTEIDIYHSITREEIREVAKKYLNPNQRLILDYIPTPKSQN; this is encoded by the coding sequence ATGAAAAAATCAATAATGATGTTAAGTGCTGCATTAATGCTTGGCGGAGTTGCTCATGCTCAAAAAGTAGCTTTTGAAGAATACAATTTAGATAACGGCCTGCATGTCATTCTGCACAATGATCCTTCTGCTCCAGTTGTTATTACATCTGTAATGTACCATGTTGGTTCAAAAGACGAACGTCCTGACAGAACTGGATTTGCTCACTTTTTTGAGCATCTATTGTTCGAAGGAACTCAAAACATCAAACGCGGAGAATGGATGAAAATTGTTACGGCTAATGGAGGAGTAAATAATGCCAACACTTCTGATGACAGAACATATTATTACGAAGTTTTTCCTTCTAACAGCCTAGAACTTGGTTTATGGATGGAATCTGAAAGATTAATGCATCCTATTATTAATAAAATTGGTGTTGACACTCAAAACGAAGTTGTTAAGGAAGAAAAAAGAATGCGTTACGACAATCAGCCGTACGGAAATATTCTTTCGGAGGTTAAGAAAAATATGTTCAAAAATCATCCTTACAGATGGACCACAATTGGTTCAATGAAAGATTTGGATGCTGCAACTTTAGAAGAATTTCAAGCTTTCAATAAAAAATTCTATACTCCAAACAATGCTGTCTTAGTTGTTGCAGGAGATTTCGAAAAAACCAAAACCAAAGAATGGATTCAGAAATACTTCGGACCAATTCCAAGAGGCGAAGAAGTTAAAAAACAAACTTTTACCGAAGAACCAATCACGCAGACGATTAAAGCAACTTACGAAGATCCGAACATTCAGATTCCGATGGTTGTTGCTTCGTACAGAACGCCTTCTATGAAAACTAGAGATGCGAGGGTTTTAGATTTGATTTCTTCTTATTTAAGTGACGGAAAAAGCTCTAAACTTTATAAAAAGATTGTTGACGACAAAAAAATGGCATTGCAAATCGGCGCTGTAGGTTTTAGTCAAGAAGATTACGGAACCTACATATTATATGGTTTACCAATGGCGCCAAAAACCACTACCGATATTTTAAAGGAAATGGACGAAGAAATTGTAAAAATTCAAACCGATTTAATTTCTGAGAAAGACTACGAAAAACTACAAAACAAATTCGATAATAATTATGTGAATGCAAATTCAAGCGTAGAAGGAATTGCTGAAAATCTTGCTTCTTATTATTTACTTTACGGCGATGTTAACTTAATCAATACTGAGATAGATATTTATCATTCTATTACGAGAGAAGAAATTAGAGAAGTTGCCAAGAAATATTTAAATCCGAATCAACGCTTAATTTTAGATTACATTCCTACGCCTAAATCTCAAAACTAA